The following DNA comes from Schistocerca piceifrons isolate TAMUIC-IGC-003096 chromosome 3, iqSchPice1.1, whole genome shotgun sequence.
ATAAGACACTGGACGTTGTTACAGCGCTGTGCTGGCAGTTTCTATCCTTATGGACTACTGCAGATCCTTCACCTGTTGAGATGTTCGAACTGGGCAAGTCAGTGTGCAGGATTTCGTTTTGCTGCTCTGGCTGCGAGAGAGACTCGGTCGTAGTGCTGACACCAATCTTTTCAGTTCCTCTCTCTGGCCAAGTCCTGAACCAAGCTTCATTCGATTTTAGGATATCTGGCTTTAATGTACTCGCAGCAACATTAGCATTTTCAGATGAGAGCACTTCGCTGCTCACATGATTGTGGTCCTGGGTTAGAAACGAAGGTTTCTTTACGGTGTCTAAACAGTCAGGCAGACTCTGACTTCTTGAATTGTCACTGACATTATGAAACACCTTGTTAACATATTGGAAGGACTGGTCCATTTtcgctaaagagtttttcagggGACCAAAACTGCTTTCCTTCCTAGAACAACTCGCAGCAGAGCAAGGCAGCACATCACAGGCGGTAAAGACGCGGGATGTCACACTATATCGAATTTGCGATCCTATGTCGTTACTACTTGTTAACGGAATGGATTTAGACGGCATATTATAGCTTCTTAGGCTTGTAAAATAAAACCTTCGTTCTCACATTATTGCTTGTCATTTAATCTCTTTTGTTTCTAATATTTACAAACGGCAGCGCGCATAACATAACAACatcatgaacaacaacaacaaaacatgggTTCTTTAACCTCCACTCGCAACACCCATCACAACTGACACATTACTGTCACATCTCGCAGTTATGCTTTGAGCTGAGGTTACAGACAATTCtgtcagtggtgccaactgctaaaACGCATACTTTATATCCAACTAGTAATAAAAAAAGCATTATGGATATGTATAGAGAAGTCATATTCTTCTCTATTTTAAATCTCAAGCAACATAAAAAAGTAACTTAGGATGGGTCTTAGCTTGTCAATTACTATTTTTTATCAACCAGAATATTATTGAGATACTTCATCTCCTACTTGGAATGTTAAGGAACCCGTTTTTCACGACTTCGATATATCTCTTAAATTTAGAGGAACAACCAAAAGCATTACAAATCTGAACTCGCAAAATATGTAGTGTGTAGAATATCAGTATGTGTTTTCAAAATGGGTCTTATAATCAGTAAGTAGTAGCACTCATTCGtatatattattatttacaaaCAGATCTATATCGTCAGACGAATGACGAATAATTGCCCACAAATTAGTCGCTGGCGTGATTGTTCTTTGTACGAAATGTTTGTTGTGACCACTGCGTCGCTATGCTCCTTGTAGGTTACTTCCGGTGAGATCGATCGCAACGCCAATGGTTCCGAAGTAGTAGTCCGTATTTCAACTGTATGGACGCTCAGTAATTGTTTGTGTACGTGTTAATCATATGTGGGTAAGTTGTTTGTTGTAACACATTTACTATCATATTTGCTAAACCAAAAATGATTCGTAGACCGATATCACGCATCTTGTAATGCATTGCAGCTTACGTTGCTTACTTTGTGAACGAGTTGCTTTGGCAATCCTGCCGGCATCCATTTTCTTCATGAATTGGTTTTGTGTGAGAGCACGTGTGTAAAAAGGTATACATCCAGTGTACGCAGTAACGGCGCGCAGCGTATCTTCTTTTGACATTTTCTCTGAAGTGTTAGTGAAATAAGTTTACGTCTTGTTGCAGTTAAGGCAGCAGAAATGAACCAAGAAAAGTTGAAGAAACTACAGGCCCAGGTGCGGATTGGAGGGAAAGGCACACCGCGAAGGAAGAAGAAGGTTGTTCATGCAACCGCAGCTACTGATGACAAGAAGTTGCAAAGTTCGTTGAAGAAGCTTTCAGTAAATACTATACCGGGCATCGAAGAAGTAAATATGATCAAGGATGACGGTACTGTAATTCACTTTAATAATCCTAAAGCCCAAGCGTCTTTAGCGGCCAATACATTTGCCATCACTGGCCTTGGAGAAACAAAGCAAATTACAGAAATGTTACCGGGTATTCTAAGTCAGTTGGGCACTGAAGGTTTGACTCAATTAAAGCGCCTGGCATCGAGTGTGGCAAACAGTGCTGCAGGCGGCAAAGCTAGCATTGAAGAAGACGACGAAGTTCCTGAACTTGTTGAGAACTTCGACGAGGCAAGTAAGGAAGAGGTTGCAGTAATATCAGATAAATCCAAGGGGAAGGACGCAGATGGATCCGCAAGTGACGGAAAACAGGAagaaaaatccaaagaaaataaggCGGAAGCAACAAACAAGGACAAGGAGAATTGAAGAATCTGAAGGCTCAGTTATTTTGCCGTGAAGaggtattcttaatttttttttaaattcttctctaTTTAACTTCGAAATTATTCGTTTGTTGCTATTGTCTCGTAGTTAGTGTTACTGTTATGATTTTCCTGGAACCACTATCTTTGCATGTAATTTTTTACATTAAATGCTTAGAAATATAGAATAGCGTGTATACGGTGACTGTTTATTTGCATTACCTGTAGAGTTGACTTTTAAGTGTagctacagttcaataattgttagaATTTAGTCATGGCCTTTTCGGTCCCAGAAACGCTACTTGATACTTAGATCTG
Coding sequences within:
- the LOC124788122 gene encoding transcription factor BTF3 homolog 4-like, translated to MNQEKLKKLQAQVRIGGKGTPRRKKKVVHATAATDDKKLQSSLKKLSVNTIPGIEEVNMIKDDGTVIHFNNPKAQASLAANTFAITGLGETKQITEMLPGILSQLGTEGLTQLKRLASSVANSAAGGKASIEEDDEVPELVENFDEASKEEVAVISDKSKGKDADGSASDGKQEEKSKENKAEATNKDKEN